The nucleotide window CACGATGCCCGCCCGCCGCTTCCCGATCCGCTGGGGCAAGGTCCGTCGGTCCACGTCCCCCCGCACGTCCTCGATGTCCTTCGTGACCTCGCGGCCGAACGTCGCGACGGAGGCAAGGGCCGCCAAGATGCCGGTCCGCATCAACGGGCCGGGGTCCGAGGCGAAGACGGAGACGCCCGCGAAGAGGAAGAGCGAGCCGACCAGATAGGAAATCACGACGTTGCCCGCGAGGCCCCGGGCCTTCCACCGCGCCTCGTACGTGAACATGAGGCCCGCGTTCACCCCGACGATGGCGAGGGCGTACGGACTGATGAAGCTCGCCAGAAACCCCGCGAGCAGGAACGCCGCGATGACGAAAGCCTTGGCCGCAAGGACGGAGACGTCTCCCGACACGAGAGGTCGCTCCGGATGGTTCACGCGATCCGTCTCGCGATCGAAGAGATCGTTCAGGGCGTTGCCTCCGGCGGTGAAGGAGGCGGCTGCGCCACCCGCGAGCGCGACGGAAGGTGCCGACGATGTGTATGCCGCGGTCCCGACGGCCACGACGCCTCCGATCGCGACGCCCACCGCGGACATCGCGCAATTCAGGGGGCGAGCGAGACGGAAGGCGCCGCGCACGGTTGCGGCGTAGGCCGGGCGTTGCTATAACGGTTGCCCGCCTCGGAGGCCCACCGGGACCACGAGAAATCCGAACCGCTCCGATTCTGGCGCATCGTCGTCGGCACGGGTTCCTCCGCGGCCGCGACCCACACACGATCCGGAGGCCGTCGGCTGTCGGTGGAACGCGACGAGACCGGAACGGGGCATCGCCTTTCACCGATCGGACGGTAAGGGCCGTCCGATGCGGCAGGTTGAGCGTTTGCCCGTCCTGGACGGTATCATCCGTGATTATCACCGGCGGACAGTCACAACCCTTTTACTCCCCTCGATTCATGCAT belongs to Thermoplasmata archaeon and includes:
- a CDS encoding geranylgeranylglycerol-phosphate geranylgeranyltransferase — protein: MRGAFRLARPLNCAMSAVGVAIGGVVAVGTAAYTSSAPSVALAGGAAASFTAGGNALNDLFDRETDRVNHPERPLVSGDVSVLAAKAFVIAAFLLAGFLASFISPYALAIVGVNAGLMFTYEARWKARGLAGNVVISYLVGSLFLFAGVSVFASDPGPLMRTGILAALASVATFGREVTKDIEDVRGDVDRRTLPQRIGKRRAGIVAGAILAVGVLLSVLPLYLGLLSVGYAVVVIPADGMFIYAALHSAANPSRSARVTKYAMIVALAAFLAGAFA